The genomic region TTCTCGATGAAGGTGTCCGACGAGGGGACGTACGCCTCGGGCTGGTAATAGTCGTAGTACGAGACGAAGTACTCGACGGCGTTGTGCGGGAAGACCTCCTTGAACTCGCCGTACAGCTGGGCGGCCAGGGTCTTGTTGTGGGCGATGATGAGGGTGGGCCGCTGCACGTTGGCGATGAGGTTCGCCATGGTGAACGTCTTGCCCGAGCCCGTGACGCCGAGCAGGGTCTGGTAGCGGTCGCCCCGCAGCAGCCCCTCGGTCAGCTCCGCGATGGCCCTGGGCTGGTCGCCCTGCGGCGCGTGTGCACTGACGATCTGGAAGTCCGGCATGTTCTGGCTGATTTAACATCCGGCCGCACGGCAGGCTGTCCCTTCCTGCACGCCTGCCCTCCAGTGGACGGACGCGGGGCTATTTCGCCCGCTTCAGGGCTTCCCGGCGGGGCGCCTCGAACTCGTCCCCGGGATTCCAGCGGGGCAGTTCCAGGGCCCGCGCCACGTGCGCGCCCAGCAGGAAGTAGAGCTGGGTGTCCTCCACCGCGCCGGACCAGTCCCACTCCGGACGCAGCTCGTCGGAGGCGTGGTGGTAGTGCTGCCCTTCCCACGTCTCCCGCTGCCGCGGGCCCCACCCTTCGGGCCTCCCCACGAAGTCCATGCCACTGCTGAAGTACGCCGCCGGGATGCCCCGCTTGGCGAAGCTGAATTGATCCGACCGGTAGAAGAACCCCCGGTCCACGAGGAGATCCCCCTTCACCACCCGCCCCTGGGCTCCGGCCAGCGCGGTGATGAGCCCATCGAGGTTGGACTTGCCCAGGCCGATGACGGTGACGTCCCTCGTCCGGCCGTTGATGTTGGCCCCATCGATGTTGATGTTGGCGGCCACGCGGCCCGCGGGAAACGGCAGGTGCCCGGCGAGGTACTCCGAGCCCAGGAGCCCTTGCTCCTCGGCGGCCACGGCGGCGAAGAGCACCGAGCGGCGGGGCGGCTTCGGCAGCGCCTGGAAGGCCCGGGCCACCGCGAGCAGCTCCGCCACGCCGGAGGCGTTGTCCACCGCGCCGTTGTAGATGGCGTCCTCGCCCGGCCGCGCATCCGCCTTCATGCCCAGGTGATCATGGTGGGCCGTGTAGAGCACGGCCTCCCCGGCCAGCCCAGGGTCGCTCCCGGGCAGCAGGCCGAGCACGTTGGCGGTGGGCCGGCGCCGGACCTGGTTCGCGAAGCGCGTGGACACCTTCACCCCGAGCGGCACGGGCCGGAACTCGCGCTGCTGGGCCGCCGCCACCAGGGCCTCCAGCTCCTGCCCTCCCAGCCGCACGAGCCGCCGCGTGGCGTCCTCGGTAGCCCACGCCTTCACCTGCAAGCGAGGCCCCCCGGAGGCGGGCAGCTCGAACTGCTCGCCCGTCCACGAGGATTGCACCACGCGCCAGGGATACCCCGCGCTGGGCGCCGTGTGCAGGAGGATGGCGCCCGCGGCGCCCATCTTCGCCGCCTGCAGGTACTTGTAGTCCCAGCGCCCGTACCAGAGCCGCGTCCGGCCCGCGAAGAGGTTGGGGTCTTCCGCCGGATCATTGTTGAGGATGAGCAGGGTCTTCCCCTGGAGGTCCACCCCCTTGAAGTCGTCCCACTGATACTCGGGCGCGACGATGCCGTAGCCCACGAACACCAGCTCCGAGTCCTTCAGCACCACCGGGGACGCCTGGACGCCGGCCCCCGCGATGAAGTCCTCGGGGAACTTCAGCTCCAGCCGCCCCGAGGCCGAGCGGAAGGCCAGCGTCTCCGGATGGCCCTCGAGCCCCACGAGCTCGAAGGGCTGCAGGTACGAGCCCTCCGGGCCTGCGGGCTTCAGCCCCAGCCCCTCGAACTGCGAGGCGATGTACGCCTGGGCCAGCGCATCGCCCCGCGTCCCCGGCGCCCGCCCCTCCAGGAGATCATGCGCGAGAAACCGCACATGGCTGATGAGCAGGGGCGCGCCGATGGCCTTCGCCGCGGCCTTTTCCTCGGAGAGCGTGAGCGGCACCCCTTGGGCCAGGCCCGGCAGGGCCAGCAGGCAGGCGAGCAGGCCGGACAGGCGCTTCATGGCGAAGGGCCCTGCGGGCTCAGGCGGTCTCGGCCACGGGCACGGCGACCTTCCAGGAGGTCCCCGCCGCCGTGTCCATGATCTCCACGCCCTGCCCCTTCAGCTCCCCGCGCAGCCGGTCCGCCTCCGCGAAGTTCTTCGCCTTGCGGGCCTCGTTGCGCTCGGAAATCAAGCGCTCCACCTGCGCCACGTCGATGCCCCGCTCCTGCACGGCCCGGTCCCGCCGCCGCAGCAGCCACTGGGTGGGCTCTTCCTCGAACAGCCCCAGCGCGCCGGAGACCTTGCGCACGTTCTCCCGCAGGGCTTGCAGCGTCCGGCCCACGAGCGCCTTGTCCTTCACGGGCGGTTTGTCGGTCAGCTCGTTCATCTGCCCGAACAGCCCCGAGAGCACGCCCAGGGCGCCCGGGCAGTTGAAGTCGTCATCCATGGCCGCTTCGAACTGCTGGAGGAAGCGTGCGGGCTCCCCGTGCATGGGCCCCTGGCCGAAGTCCTTCCCGGCCACGCGCTCGTCCACCTTGCGCAGCGTCTCGTAGAAGTACTCCAGGCGGTATTCGGAGTCGGCGATGGCCTTGTCCGCGAAGTGCAGCGGGTGCCGGTAGTGCGTCGACAGGAAGAAGAAGCGCAGCGCCTCCGCGTCCACGCGCGACAGCGCATCCCGCAGCCGCACCACGTTGCCCAGGGACTTGGACATCTTCGCCCCCTCGATGTCGAGGAAGCCGCAGTGCATCCAGTACTTGGCGAACGGCTTGCCGCTCGCGGCCTCGCTCTGGGCGATCTCGTTCTCGTGGTGGGGGAAGATCAGATCCAGCGCGCCCCCGTGGATGTCGAAGGACTCGCCCAGGTACTTGGCGCTCATCGCCGAGCACTCGATGTGCCAGCCCGGCCGACCCTTGCCCCACGGGCTGTCCCACGCGGGCTCGCCCGGCTTGGCGGCCTTCCAGAGCGCGAAGTCCAGCGGCTCCCGCTTCTGCTCGCCGGGGGCCACCCGCTCGCCCGCGCACAGGTCATCCAGCTTGCGCTTGGACAGCTTCGCGTACTCCGGATAGCTGCTCACCGAGAAGTACACGTCGCCCTGGGACTCGTACGCCACACCCTTGGCCACCAGTACCTCGGTGATGCGGATGATCTCCGGCAGGTGATCGCTCACCTTGGGCGACACGTCCGGCGCCACCAGGTGCAGCGCGCGCGTGTCCTCCTCGAAGATCCTCACGAAGCGGCTGGCCAGTTCGACCGGCGTCTCCCCGGTCTCGTGCGCCGCCTTGATGATCTTGTCGTCCACGTCCGTGTAGTTGCGGACGTAGTGGACCTGGTAGCCCCGGTAGCGCAGGTAACGCACCACGACATCGAACGAGGTGAAGGTCCGCGCGTTGCCGATATGTATGTAGCTGTAGACCGTAGGCCCACACACATAGAGGCGGACGACGCCGGGCTCGGCGGTCACCAGGGGCTCCTTCTGCATCGTCAGCGTGTTGAAGAGCGCGATCGACGGCGGGGCCACGGTGGGGTTCCTTCCTGAGCAGAATGAATGAAGGCGGTCACTCTAGTCTCCAGGATATGGCAGGGCCAGCCACCAATCTGGGAGAATAGGAACAGGCATGGCTCCCTCCAACCCCAAGCGGCCCCCTCGTCCCCCTCAGCCCCCGGGTCTGCCGGCGTCCAAGAAGCAGGAGGTGGAGTTGCCCTTCGACGACGACGAAATCACCCCGCTGCAGGCGGATGATCCCCGGCCCCAGCGCGTCCCCCAGTTCCCCATGGGGCCCCGCCGCTCGCCCCGGGGGGCCCGCAGCCCGCGCCAGGCCAACCAGGACCGTGAGCTGCTGCCCCGGTTCGACGCGCGCGAATACGCCGGGACCAGCCCCTTGGCGGTGTCGCTCTACGTGGAGAAAGGCCCCGGCGCAGGCCAGCTCATGCCCATCCCCCAGGGAACGCTCGTCATCGGCCGCGCGTCGGCGTGTGACTTGCGCCTCCAGCATCCGTCCATCAGCCGCCGCCACGTGCAGCTGCTGCGCACCGGGGACATCCTCCTCTTGAAGGACCTGGGCAGCCAGAACGGCACGTTCGTCAACCGCGTGAAAATCGAGGGGGACACGCAGCTGCGCCCGGGGGACGAACTCACGCTGGGCAACTCCGTCCTCAAGCTGCGAGGCCCGGGAAGCCCGGCCCCGGCGGCCCCGAGCACCGCCCTCCCGGAGGGCCTGCCCATGCGCCGGCCCTTGCGGCTCCGGCACCTCGCCCTGGCGACCCTGGGCCTGGGGCTGCTCGTGACCCTCTTCTCGCTGATCTTCCTGTAGCGCCCCGCGCGTTCAGCCGGCCGGAGACCGGGGCCGGCGCAGGCTCCGCACCAGGAGCACGCCGTTGGCGGCGGCGAAGGCGCCCAGCAACACCGCCACCCCGGCCCGGCCCCAATCCTCCCCGGGCCGCTGCCCCTCGATGACGATCCACAGCCGGCCGTCCAGGGGCTGAAGCTCGCCCTTCTGGCGCAGCACCGCGAAGGCCTCCTGGTAGCGCGGGGCCTCCTCCTCCGCGAGCAGCCGGCCCCGGACGGCGAACGGCCGGGGATCCGGCGGTGGAGGGGGCCGGCCCGGAATCCACTCCTCCCCCGGCAGGGCCGGCCGGCGGACCACGAAGGGGGACTCCCTCAGCCCCACCAGCACATGGAGCGCCTCGCCGTCCCGCTCATAGGCGCCGTGCGACGCCGGCACGCCGTGCACCTGGGCATACCGGTTGGAGCTCAATGCTTCGAGGCGGTACTCCCCTTCGGCCCCGAGCGACAGGGGGGTGCGCGGCGAGACGAGGTAGGCCAGCTCCCGCCGCTGC from Stigmatella erecta harbors:
- a CDS encoding M28 family peptidase, which gives rise to MKRLSGLLACLLALPGLAQGVPLTLSEEKAAAKAIGAPLLISHVRFLAHDLLEGRAPGTRGDALAQAYIASQFEGLGLKPAGPEGSYLQPFELVGLEGHPETLAFRSASGRLELKFPEDFIAGAGVQASPVVLKDSELVFVGYGIVAPEYQWDDFKGVDLQGKTLLILNNDPAEDPNLFAGRTRLWYGRWDYKYLQAAKMGAAGAILLHTAPSAGYPWRVVQSSWTGEQFELPASGGPRLQVKAWATEDATRRLVRLGGQELEALVAAAQQREFRPVPLGVKVSTRFANQVRRRPTANVLGLLPGSDPGLAGEAVLYTAHHDHLGMKADARPGEDAIYNGAVDNASGVAELLAVARAFQALPKPPRRSVLFAAVAAEEQGLLGSEYLAGHLPFPAGRVAANINIDGANINGRTRDVTVIGLGKSNLDGLITALAGAQGRVVKGDLLVDRGFFYRSDQFSFAKRGIPAAYFSSGMDFVGRPEGWGPRQRETWEGQHYHHASDELRPEWDWSGAVEDTQLYFLLGAHVARALELPRWNPGDEFEAPRREALKRAK
- the cysS gene encoding cysteine--tRNA ligase, with protein sequence MAPPSIALFNTLTMQKEPLVTAEPGVVRLYVCGPTVYSYIHIGNARTFTSFDVVVRYLRYRGYQVHYVRNYTDVDDKIIKAAHETGETPVELASRFVRIFEEDTRALHLVAPDVSPKVSDHLPEIIRITEVLVAKGVAYESQGDVYFSVSSYPEYAKLSKRKLDDLCAGERVAPGEQKREPLDFALWKAAKPGEPAWDSPWGKGRPGWHIECSAMSAKYLGESFDIHGGALDLIFPHHENEIAQSEAASGKPFAKYWMHCGFLDIEGAKMSKSLGNVVRLRDALSRVDAEALRFFFLSTHYRHPLHFADKAIADSEYRLEYFYETLRKVDERVAGKDFGQGPMHGEPARFLQQFEAAMDDDFNCPGALGVLSGLFGQMNELTDKPPVKDKALVGRTLQALRENVRKVSGALGLFEEEPTQWLLRRRDRAVQERGIDVAQVERLISERNEARKAKNFAEADRLRGELKGQGVEIMDTAAGTSWKVAVPVAETA
- a CDS encoding FHA domain-containing protein, producing the protein MAPSNPKRPPRPPQPPGLPASKKQEVELPFDDDEITPLQADDPRPQRVPQFPMGPRRSPRGARSPRQANQDRELLPRFDAREYAGTSPLAVSLYVEKGPGAGQLMPIPQGTLVIGRASACDLRLQHPSISRRHVQLLRTGDILLLKDLGSQNGTFVNRVKIEGDTQLRPGDELTLGNSVLKLRGPGSPAPAAPSTALPEGLPMRRPLRLRHLALATLGLGLLVTLFSLIFL